One region of Juglans regia cultivar Chandler chromosome 4, Walnut 2.0, whole genome shotgun sequence genomic DNA includes:
- the LOC108990544 gene encoding eukaryotic translation initiation factor NCBP, with protein sequence MESVAEKKESEILNDSNGENTQQTLDYSSSSLSATTDNTNTSNSISKEAQERQARDLKAGLHPLKYKFVFWYTRRTPGVRTQTSYEDNIKKIVDFSTVEGFWVCYCHLARPSSLPSPTDLHLFKEGIRPLWEDSANCNGGKWIIRFKKVVSGRFWEDLILALVGDQLDYGDNICGAVLSIRFNEDILSVWNRNASDHQAVMALRDAIKRHLKLPHSYLMEYKPHDASLRDNSSYRNTWLRG encoded by the exons atGGAATCGGTAGCAGAGAAGAAGGAATCGGAGATCCTCAACGACAGCAACGGTGAAAATACCCAGCAAACTCTagattattcttcttcttcgttgTCGGCAACTACTGATAACACTAATACCAGCAACAGTATCAGTAAAGAAGCCCAGGAACGCCAAGCTCGCGACCTCAAAGCTGGCCTTCATCCCCTCAAG TACAAGTTTGTATTTTGGTACACTCGCCGAACCCCTGGAGTTAGAACGCAAACATCATACGAGGACAACATAAAGAAGATTGTTGACTTCAGTACG GTTGAAGGTTTCTGGGTCTGCTATTGCCATTTAGCTCGCCCTTCCTCCTTGCCAAGTCCAACAGATTTGCATCTTTTCAAGGAGGGAATCCGCCCTCTATGGGAG GACTCTGCTAACTGTAATGGGGGTAAGTGGATAATTCGATTCAAAAAGGTTGTATCAGGGCGCTTCTGGGAAGACTTG ATTCTTGCTTTAGTGGGCGACCAACTTGATTATGGAGATAACATATGCGGTGCAGTACTAAGCATTCGTTTCAATGAGGATATATTAAGTGTGTGGAATCGCAATGCATCTGATCATCAG GCTGTAATGGCTCTAAGAGATGCAATCAAACGGCACTTGAAGCTTCCCCACAGCTATCTTATGGAGTACAAGCCCCATGATGCTTCTCTGCGTGACAACTCATCCTACAGAAACACATGGTTGAGAGGGTAG
- the LOC108990542 gene encoding uncharacterized protein LOC108990542 produces MKCLPHHNSEPLRLSLAWTGVSSLANISVSVGLEISGSPKIQNFSELVHKPMLVEQNLKRGAELQEHRKRAAPQGFPSSDQGQWKQRNEGSSSSQRQIQGNHTSNPCKFCDRIHHGECRKEVGSCFKCGKDGHFIRECLLFAVNNRRPNPAQNFRPNNQGNNQRRTVPARVFALTPGEAEDKDDVITGIVPLFLNKAIVLFDSGATHSFISMDYVKLCPIVANEMDYNLRVSTPTSDIVTCNKILLKCPITISGKEMPANLIVFPMTGEVVFKFPEEEELRFMGSRVRTSPSVISAFQIDKILRDGCQGYLAFVVDEPKEELKLEESPIVREYPVVFPEDLSGLPPEWEVEFAINLTPGTAPLSKAPYRMAPSELAERKEQLQDLLDKGFIRPSVSPWGAPVFSKIDLRSGYHQLKIKAEDVPKTAFKTGYGHYEFLVMPFGLTNAPTVFMDLMNRVFHEFLDKFVVVFIDDILIYSKSKAEFEDHLRQLPGIEEEIGDSSSSDSP; encoded by the exons ATGAAGTGTCTTCCTCATCACAATTCCGAACCACTCAGACTCTCTCTTGCGTGGACTGGTGTTTCATCCTTAGCCAACATCTCTGTTTCTGTGGGTCTCGAGATTTCTGGTTCTCCGAAG attcagaatttttcagaattagtacACAAGCCGATGCTAGTTGAGCAGAATCTCaagaggggtgctgaattgcaagaacaTAGGAAGAGAGCTGCTCCACAAGGATTCCCTAGTTCGGATCAAGGGCAATGGAAACAGAGAAATGAGGGAagcagttcaagtcagagacagaTACAGGGAAATCATACCTCTAACCCCTGTAAGTTCTGTGACCGCATACATCATGGAGAGTGCAGAAAGGAAGTGggatcatgtttcaaatgcggtaaggatgggcatttcattagagaatgtcTATTGTTTGCGGTGAACAACAGAAGGCCCAATCCAGCTCAAAACTTTAGGCCGAATAACCAAGGCAACAATCAGCGAAGGACTGTACCAGCACGGGTGTTTGCTTTGACACCGGGAGAAGCTGAGGACAAGGATGATGTCATCACAG GAATTGTTCCCTTATTTCTCAATAAggctattgttttatttgactcgggggcTACCCACTCCTTTATTTCAATGGATTATGTTAAGTTGTGCCCCATTGTTGCTAATGAGATGGACTACAATTTGAGGGTCTCTACCCCAACTAGTGATATAGTGACTTGTAACAAAATTTTACTCAAGTGTCCAATAACTATTAGCGGGAAGGAAATGCCAGCTAACCTGATAGTCTTTCCTATGactgg ggAAGTGGTGTTCAAGTTTCCGGAAGAAGAGGAACTTCGGTTTATGGGTTCTAGAGTGCGTACCTCTCCATCAGTTATTTCTGCTTTTCAGATTGACAAGATATTACGTGATGGGTGTCAAGGGTATTTGGCCTTTGTGGTGGatgaaccaaaggaagaattgaAACTTGAAGAAAGTCCTATTGTGAGGGAATATCCGGTAGTTTTTCCTGAAGACTTGTCTGGATTACCGCCTGAGTGGGAGGTAGAATTTGCTATTAACTTAACCCCAGGCACGGCGCCTCTTTCCAAAGCCCCTTATCGAATGGCACCATCAGAGTTAGCCGAGCGTAAAGAACAGTTGCAAGACTTATTAGACAAAGGTTTCATCAGACCTAGtgtgtcaccttggggagctcca GTGTTCtctaaaattgatcttagatcgggttatcatcaattaaagatCAAGGCAGAGGATGTGCCTAAGACAGCTTTCAAGACCGGGTACggccattatgaatttttagtcatgccttttggtttaaccAACGCCCCAacagtatttatggacttgatgaatcggGTTTTTCATGAGTTCTTAgataaatttgtagtggtgtttattgatgatatattaatctactccaagaGCAAAGCTGAATTCGAAGACCATCTGAGACAA cttccaggaattgaagaagaaattggTGACAGCTCCAGTTCTGACAGTCCCTAG